In Brevundimonas subvibrioides, a genomic segment contains:
- a CDS encoding PaaI family thioesterase: MTSILSLTHLSGVEQLRLAFQGEENTAPIARTLDYALVEIEEGRVVFEGTPTRAVYNPIGTVHGGWMATLLDSACACAVHSMLKPGQAYTTLEIKTVFHRALTEGVPVKAEGRIVQMGRRAGFAEADLKGLDGKLYATATSTCLVMELK; the protein is encoded by the coding sequence ATGACCAGCATCCTGTCGCTCACCCATCTGTCCGGCGTCGAACAGTTGCGTCTGGCCTTTCAGGGCGAGGAGAACACGGCGCCGATCGCCAGGACCCTCGACTATGCCCTGGTCGAGATCGAGGAGGGGCGGGTGGTGTTCGAGGGGACGCCGACGCGGGCGGTCTACAACCCCATCGGCACGGTGCACGGCGGCTGGATGGCGACCCTGCTGGACTCGGCCTGCGCCTGCGCGGTGCATTCGATGCTCAAGCCGGGTCAGGCCTATACGACGCTGGAGATCAAGACCGTCTTCCACCGCGCCTTGACCGAGGGCGTGCCGGTGAAGGCCGAGGGGCGGATCGTCCAGATGGGGCGTCGGGCCGGGTTCGCGGAAGCCGATCTGAAGGGTCTGGACGGCAAGCTCTATGCGACGGCGACATCGACCTGTCTGGTGATGGAGTTGAAGTAG
- a CDS encoding DUF3035 domain-containing protein yields MRIARLSTVSLIAVSAVALTACGTMRQSIGLTKVVPDEFLTVASAPLTVPPEYGLRPPAPGQPRPQELAPESAARQILLGQRQAVTRSAGETALVSAAGADRADPLARYVVDDEFGDLAHKETSFANRILFWRRDDASTQAPTQSVNAGGAVTIDAASENARLQALTGTQSQIVIAPRRGGGFKLPGL; encoded by the coding sequence ATGAGAATCGCCCGTCTTTCGACCGTGTCCCTGATCGCCGTCTCGGCCGTCGCCCTGACCGCCTGTGGCACGATGCGCCAGTCCATCGGCCTGACCAAGGTCGTGCCGGATGAGTTCCTGACCGTAGCCTCCGCGCCCCTGACGGTGCCGCCGGAATACGGCCTGCGCCCGCCGGCGCCCGGCCAGCCCCGGCCGCAGGAACTGGCCCCCGAGAGCGCCGCTCGCCAGATTCTGCTGGGTCAGCGCCAGGCCGTGACCCGATCGGCCGGCGAGACCGCCCTGGTCAGCGCCGCCGGAGCCGACCGGGCCGATCCCCTGGCCCGCTATGTCGTCGACGACGAGTTCGGCGACCTGGCGCACAAGGAAACCAGCTTTGCCAACCGGATCCTGTTCTGGCGTCGGGACGATGCCTCGACCCAGGCTCCGACCCAGAGCGTGAACGCAGGCGGGGCCGTGACCATTGACGCCGCGAGCGAGAACGCCCGCCTGCAGGCCTTGACCGGCACGCAGTCGCAGATCGTGATCGCCCCGCGCCGCGGTGGCGGGTTCAAGCTGCCGGGGCTGTAG
- the lspA gene encoding signal peptidase II yields the protein MKIPRIAWAAYGFALVVIVLDQLTKAWVLGSADVSDPALIPDGYRFAEVLPGIFSVTMVRNTGVSFGLFGGGGARWALSIFSLIVAGGLAWWALQAQRRTLIAAIGLVIGGAVGNAIDRVRFGYVVDFIDFSATGVFPWVFNIADSAITIGVCLLILDSIRSERKATVGVAHEKA from the coding sequence ATGAAGATACCTCGCATCGCCTGGGCCGCCTATGGCTTCGCGCTCGTCGTCATCGTGCTGGACCAGCTGACCAAGGCCTGGGTCCTGGGATCGGCCGACGTGTCGGACCCCGCACTGATTCCCGATGGATACAGGTTCGCCGAGGTCCTGCCGGGGATTTTCTCGGTCACCATGGTTCGCAACACCGGTGTCAGCTTCGGCCTGTTCGGCGGCGGGGGCGCGCGGTGGGCGCTGTCGATCTTTTCGCTGATCGTGGCGGGTGGCCTGGCCTGGTGGGCGTTGCAGGCGCAGCGTCGTACCTTGATCGCCGCGATCGGCCTGGTGATCGGCGGAGCGGTCGGCAATGCCATCGACCGGGTCCGGTTCGGCTATGTCGTCGACTTCATCGATTTTTCGGCGACCGGCGTGTTCCCGTGGGTGTTCAATATCGCCGACAGCGCCATCACGATCGGTGTGTGCCTGCTGATTCTGGACAGCATCCGCTCGGAACGGAAGGCCACCGTTGGCGTGGCCCACGAAAAGGCGTAA
- a CDS encoding TIGR01459 family HAD-type hydrolase, translated as MTLPHALPALSAVAADYDVLLCDVWGVIHNGRESWPEACEALTRFNQQGGHVVLISNSPRPASDVIAQLDGLGVPRDSWQAFVTSGDATRVELAARAPGPAWIIGPERDNTLYEGLGLARAQGAADAAFLSVTGMIDDETETPEDYRASLTEAVARDLELICANPDRIVQRGDRIIYCGGSLADLYESIGGRVTMAGKPYGPIYALALAEAGRLLGRPVDRSRVLCIGDGVVTDVLGANRQALDCLFIAQGIHGDAARGTDDALDPARAAALLTSETAYARYAALDLKW; from the coding sequence ATGACCCTGCCCCACGCCCTGCCCGCCCTGTCCGCCGTCGCCGCCGACTATGATGTCCTGCTGTGCGATGTCTGGGGCGTGATCCACAACGGCCGCGAAAGCTGGCCCGAGGCCTGCGAGGCCCTGACGCGGTTCAACCAGCAGGGCGGTCATGTCGTCCTGATCTCCAACTCGCCCCGACCGGCGTCCGACGTCATCGCCCAGCTGGATGGGCTGGGCGTGCCGCGCGACAGCTGGCAGGCCTTCGTCACCTCCGGCGACGCGACGCGCGTGGAGCTGGCGGCACGCGCCCCGGGCCCGGCCTGGATCATCGGACCGGAACGCGACAACACCCTGTATGAGGGCCTCGGGCTCGCACGCGCGCAAGGGGCGGCCGACGCGGCCTTCCTGTCCGTCACTGGCATGATCGACGACGAAACGGAAACGCCCGAGGACTACCGCGCCAGTCTGACGGAGGCCGTGGCGCGGGACCTGGAACTGATCTGCGCCAACCCCGACCGGATCGTCCAGCGGGGCGACAGGATCATCTACTGCGGCGGGTCGCTCGCCGATCTGTACGAATCGATCGGCGGTCGGGTGACCATGGCGGGCAAGCCCTATGGCCCGATCTACGCCCTGGCCCTGGCCGAGGCCGGGCGGCTGCTGGGTCGTCCCGTCGACCGGTCGCGCGTGCTGTGCATCGGCGACGGCGTGGTGACCGATGTGCTCGGTGCCAATCGTCAGGCGCTCGACTGCCTGTTCATCGCCCAGGGCATCCATGGCGACGCCGCCCGCGGCACAGACGATGCCCTCGACCCGGCCCGTGCCGCGGCCCTGCTGACGTCCGAAACGGCCTATGCCCGCTACGCTGCCCTGGACCTGAAATGGTAG
- a CDS encoding MaoC family dehydratase — MNTGPHASGGYILEELSPGMVAIKDVTVTEDRIQQFAEASDDFNPVHMDEAFASKTAYRGRIAHGLLSASFGSAVVGTILPGAGAIYLSQTLAFHRPVRIGDVVRARITVAAVDQESARVTLRTEGYVGEDCIMEGEAIVRVPRRRRPARA, encoded by the coding sequence ATGAACACCGGACCTCACGCCTCGGGCGGCTATATTCTCGAAGAGCTGTCGCCGGGCATGGTGGCGATCAAGGACGTCACGGTGACCGAGGACCGCATCCAGCAGTTCGCCGAGGCGTCAGACGACTTCAACCCGGTCCACATGGACGAGGCCTTTGCCAGCAAAACCGCCTACCGGGGCCGCATCGCCCACGGCCTGCTCAGCGCCTCGTTCGGCTCGGCCGTGGTCGGCACCATCCTGCCGGGGGCCGGCGCCATCTATCTCAGCCAGACCCTGGCGTTCCACAGGCCGGTCCGGATCGGCGACGTCGTCCGCGCCCGCATCACCGTCGCGGCCGTGGATCAGGAATCGGCCCGCGTGACCCTGCGCACCGAAGGCTATGTCGGCGAGGACTGCATCATGGAAGGCGAGGCCATCGTCCGCGTCCCCCGCCGTCGCCGACCCGCCAGGGCCTGA
- a CDS encoding bifunctional riboflavin kinase/FAD synthetase yields the protein MPTRIINGWRDLLPAQRGVAAALGAFDGVHRGHQAVIASAREASKRLDAPLAVVSFEPHPRRWFQPEAAPFRLMTPGQMARALEPLGVEHLYLLPFDAEMAGMSDTEFAHRVLFEGLGLRHAAIGFDFTYGKGRTGSPDALARAGADLGFSVSVTDRIDDIGGLKLSSSAVREALHAGDMARAAAILGRPFAIEGEVVHGDKRGRTIGVPTANVRLGDYMRPAYGVYATRTRLPDGRVIDGVANLGVRPMFEIAEPLLEVWLFDFSGDLYGQTVDTELVALLRGEMKFDGLDALKAQIDSDARMAKIVLNGGDKA from the coding sequence GTGCCGACCCGGATCATCAACGGCTGGCGCGACCTGCTCCCGGCGCAACGCGGGGTCGCCGCCGCGCTTGGCGCCTTCGACGGCGTGCACCGCGGCCATCAGGCCGTCATCGCCTCGGCCCGCGAGGCTTCGAAACGGCTGGACGCCCCCCTCGCCGTCGTCAGTTTCGAGCCGCACCCCCGCCGCTGGTTCCAGCCCGAGGCCGCGCCTTTCCGGCTCATGACGCCCGGCCAGATGGCCCGTGCGCTCGAACCGCTGGGGGTCGAACATCTGTATCTCTTGCCCTTCGACGCCGAGATGGCCGGCATGTCGGATACGGAATTCGCGCATCGGGTCCTCTTCGAAGGCCTCGGTCTTCGGCACGCCGCGATCGGTTTCGACTTCACCTACGGAAAGGGCCGCACCGGGTCGCCCGACGCCCTGGCCCGGGCCGGCGCCGACCTCGGGTTCAGCGTCTCGGTCACAGACCGTATCGACGACATCGGCGGGCTGAAACTGTCCTCCAGCGCCGTGCGCGAGGCCCTGCACGCCGGCGACATGGCGCGCGCCGCCGCCATCCTCGGCCGCCCGTTCGCCATCGAGGGCGAGGTCGTCCATGGCGACAAGCGCGGCCGCACCATCGGCGTCCCGACTGCCAACGTCCGCCTCGGCGACTATATGCGCCCGGCCTATGGCGTCTATGCCACCCGCACCCGCCTGCCGGACGGCCGCGTCATCGACGGGGTCGCCAACCTGGGCGTCCGGCCGATGTTCGAGATCGCAGAGCCCCTGCTGGAGGTCTGGCTGTTCGACTTCTCGGGAGACCTCTACGGCCAGACGGTAGACACCGAGCTGGTCGCCCTGCTCCGCGGTGAGATGAAGTTCGACGGGCTCGACGCCCTGAAGGCGCAGATCGACAGCGACGCAAGGATGGCCAAAATCGTCTTGAACGGAGGAGACAAAGCATGA
- a CDS encoding DUF3828 domain-containing protein, which produces MHRLIPAAALALGLAACSAPEETSTPADASTSDAVPATGTREAVYAAQSEGPEPFVRALYAQYVAGGPKGEPPEPGREPLFSRTLNALVGADFRAANGEVPTLDHDPLCACQDQGDFAVTALAVAQSAPNAAEANVAFTNLGEAKTLRLKLVREGINWKVDDIIDGETSVHDELMKVAEAAG; this is translated from the coding sequence ATGCATCGTCTGATTCCCGCTGCGGCACTGGCTCTGGGCCTGGCGGCCTGTTCGGCACCGGAAGAGACGTCGACACCGGCCGACGCCTCGACGTCCGATGCTGTTCCGGCGACCGGCACCCGAGAGGCGGTCTATGCCGCGCAGAGCGAAGGGCCGGAGCCCTTCGTGCGGGCGCTCTATGCCCAGTACGTCGCCGGTGGGCCAAAGGGCGAACCACCCGAGCCGGGGCGGGAGCCCCTGTTCTCGCGCACGCTGAACGCCCTGGTCGGGGCCGATTTCCGTGCGGCGAACGGAGAGGTGCCGACGCTTGACCATGACCCGTTGTGCGCGTGCCAGGATCAGGGAGACTTCGCCGTCACCGCCCTCGCCGTCGCCCAGTCCGCGCCCAATGCGGCCGAAGCCAATGTCGCCTTCACCAACCTGGGCGAGGCGAAGACGCTCAGGCTGAAGCTGGTGCGCGAAGGCATCAACTGGAAGGTCGATGACATCATCGACGGCGAGACTTCGGTGCACGACGAACTGATGAAGGTGGCCGAGGCGGCGGGCTGA
- a CDS encoding DUF3828 domain-containing protein, protein MRVQSSALVALTALGLSLAACDQGVAEPASAGASAPAAASGQGADTAGAEAFVRALFAAYGDTPGSTGPEDPWSAGTQALLDADGEEAGGIGYLEADPICDCQDWDRLRVTSLAVASTGADSADAVVAFAMGDDGKITHETLKLVREGKAWKVDDIVYGEGHSMVGEPPLKQGVAASTAAMLAEDARGQ, encoded by the coding sequence ATGCGCGTTCAATCATCGGCCCTGGTGGCCCTGACCGCCCTGGGCTTGTCCCTGGCGGCCTGCGATCAGGGCGTTGCCGAACCCGCCAGCGCCGGGGCATCGGCCCCTGCCGCGGCGTCGGGTCAGGGCGCGGATACGGCCGGTGCCGAGGCCTTCGTCCGGGCCCTGTTCGCCGCCTATGGCGACACACCCGGATCGACAGGCCCCGAGGACCCGTGGTCGGCCGGCACCCAGGCCTTGCTGGACGCCGATGGAGAGGAGGCCGGGGGCATCGGCTATCTGGAGGCCGATCCGATCTGCGACTGCCAGGACTGGGACAGGCTGCGCGTGACGTCACTCGCCGTCGCCTCGACCGGTGCCGACAGCGCCGATGCCGTCGTGGCCTTCGCGATGGGCGATGACGGGAAGATCACCCACGAGACCCTGAAACTGGTGCGGGAAGGCAAGGCCTGGAAGGTGGACGATATCGTCTATGGCGAGGGCCATTCGATGGTCGGCGAGCCGCCGTTGAAGCAGGGTGTCGCCGCTTCGACGGCCGCGATGCTGGCTGAAGACGCGAGGGGGCAGTGA
- the ileS gene encoding isoleucine--tRNA ligase, with protein sequence MADDAPPTESAPESSTGRDYRETVFLPETPFPMRGGLPQKEPLILEQWGDLYSTLRTQRQAEGAPLYVLHDGPPYANGDIHIGHALNKTLKDFVVRSRFLLGYDVDFVPGWDCHGLPIEWKIEEQYRAKGRRKDEVSKAEFRAACREYAAGWIEVQKAQFLRLGITGDFANRYATMDYASEAAIVKEFHKFKNSGQLYRGSKPVMWSPVERTALADAEIEYHDHVSPTIWVKFPVIAATDDHPDDLLAFRHQTPAVVIWTTTPWTIPANRAISFGPEIAYGLYEVQSMETGLEFEPWAKQGDRLILADKLAEDVFRAAKIATWTRLDDINPSGLVCAHPLAELDDGYRFNVPLLDGDHVTDDAGTGFVHTAPGHGADDFEVWKAHGHHEVPDTVDPDGAYYPSVPLFAGLKVLETEGKKTGKFGSANPAVIEKLIEAGTLLARGRLEHSYPHSWRSKAPVIFRNTPQWFIRMDKALDHADGATLRETALAAIDQTDFHPAAGKNRIRSMVEGRPDWLISRQRAWGTPLAMFVDKHTGQPLHDPEVDARIVAAIEEGGADAWYTRPDSDFLGLHDPASYEKIEDILDVWFDSGCTHAFTLETRDPAHGYTGDRPSHWPANLYLEGSDQHRGWFQSNLLEGSGTRGRAPYDAVLTHGFTQDENGEKMSKSRGNTTDPAVVIKESGADILRLWVALVDYAEDQRIGKQILQTTVDAYRKLRNTVRYLLGALADFDEAERVPYADMPPLERFILHRLWELDLQVRGAYETYRFQDVVRPVLEFCAGDLSALYFDIRKDSLYCDRPDAIRRRAARTVMQEVFLRLTAWLAPLTPFTMEEAWTTRYPDAGTNCARVIPETPAEWRNPDEAARWAKVNRVISAVNDELEQQRRDKIIGGALDASVDVDLDQKSLSAFEGLDAAEVFRTSIATLKLGFEVDLPGADFVGVRVSLATDPKCARSWRRVPDVGSDPAYPDLSARDADAVRWWDARHA encoded by the coding sequence ATGGCCGACGACGCCCCCCCTACCGAATCCGCCCCCGAATCCTCCACCGGCCGCGACTATCGCGAGACCGTCTTCCTGCCCGAGACGCCCTTCCCGATGCGCGGCGGCCTGCCCCAGAAGGAACCGCTGATCCTGGAACAGTGGGGCGACCTCTATTCCACCCTGCGCACGCAGCGTCAGGCCGAAGGCGCACCCCTCTACGTCCTCCACGACGGCCCACCCTATGCCAATGGCGACATCCACATCGGCCACGCCCTGAACAAGACGCTGAAGGACTTCGTCGTCCGGTCTCGCTTCCTGCTGGGCTACGACGTCGACTTCGTGCCCGGCTGGGACTGCCACGGCCTGCCGATCGAGTGGAAGATCGAGGAACAGTACCGCGCGAAGGGCCGCCGCAAGGACGAGGTCTCCAAGGCCGAGTTCCGCGCCGCCTGCCGCGAATACGCCGCGGGCTGGATCGAGGTTCAGAAGGCCCAGTTCCTGCGCCTCGGCATCACCGGCGACTTCGCCAACCGCTACGCCACGATGGACTATGCGTCCGAGGCCGCCATCGTGAAGGAGTTCCACAAGTTCAAGAACTCCGGCCAGCTGTATCGCGGCTCCAAGCCGGTCATGTGGTCGCCGGTCGAGCGCACCGCCCTGGCCGACGCCGAGATCGAGTACCACGACCACGTCTCGCCCACGATCTGGGTCAAATTCCCGGTCATCGCCGCGACCGACGATCATCCCGACGACCTGCTGGCCTTCCGCCACCAGACCCCGGCCGTCGTCATCTGGACGACCACGCCCTGGACCATCCCGGCCAACCGCGCGATCAGCTTCGGCCCGGAGATCGCCTATGGCCTGTATGAGGTCCAGTCGATGGAGACCGGCCTCGAGTTCGAGCCCTGGGCGAAACAGGGCGACCGGCTGATCCTGGCCGACAAGCTGGCCGAGGACGTCTTCAGGGCCGCGAAGATCGCCACCTGGACCCGTCTGGACGACATCAACCCCTCCGGCCTGGTCTGTGCCCACCCTCTGGCGGAGCTGGATGACGGCTATCGCTTCAACGTGCCCCTGCTGGACGGCGACCACGTCACCGACGATGCGGGCACCGGCTTCGTCCACACCGCCCCCGGCCATGGCGCGGACGACTTCGAGGTCTGGAAGGCCCACGGCCATCATGAGGTGCCCGACACGGTCGACCCGGACGGCGCCTACTATCCGTCCGTCCCCCTGTTCGCAGGCCTCAAGGTGCTGGAGACCGAGGGCAAGAAGACCGGCAAGTTCGGCAGTGCCAACCCCGCCGTGATCGAAAAGCTGATCGAGGCCGGCACCCTCCTGGCTCGCGGTCGCCTCGAACACAGCTACCCGCACAGCTGGCGCTCCAAGGCCCCGGTGATCTTCCGCAACACCCCCCAGTGGTTCATCCGCATGGACAAGGCGCTGGACCATGCCGACGGCGCGACCCTGCGCGAGACGGCGCTCGCCGCCATCGACCAGACCGACTTCCACCCCGCCGCCGGCAAGAACCGCATCCGCAGCATGGTCGAGGGCCGCCCCGACTGGCTGATCAGCCGCCAGCGCGCCTGGGGCACGCCTCTGGCCATGTTCGTCGACAAACACACCGGCCAGCCCCTGCATGACCCCGAGGTCGATGCTCGCATCGTCGCCGCGATCGAGGAAGGCGGCGCTGACGCCTGGTACACCCGCCCCGACAGCGACTTCCTCGGCCTGCACGACCCGGCCAGTTACGAGAAGATCGAGGACATCCTCGACGTCTGGTTCGATTCAGGCTGCACCCACGCCTTTACGCTCGAGACTCGCGACCCGGCCCACGGCTACACCGGCGACCGCCCGTCGCACTGGCCCGCCAACCTGTATCTCGAAGGCTCGGACCAGCATCGCGGCTGGTTCCAGTCCAACCTGCTCGAGGGCTCCGGCACCCGCGGCCGCGCCCCCTATGACGCCGTCCTGACCCACGGCTTCACCCAGGACGAGAACGGGGAGAAGATGTCCAAGTCGCGGGGCAATACGACCGACCCCGCCGTCGTCATCAAGGAGAGCGGGGCCGACATCCTGCGCCTGTGGGTCGCCCTGGTGGACTATGCCGAGGACCAGCGGATCGGGAAGCAGATCCTCCAGACCACGGTCGACGCCTATCGCAAGCTGCGCAACACCGTCCGCTATCTGCTGGGCGCCCTGGCCGATTTCGACGAGGCCGAGCGCGTGCCTTACGCCGACATGCCGCCGCTGGAGCGGTTCATCCTGCACCGCCTGTGGGAGCTCGATCTGCAGGTCCGCGGGGCCTATGAGACCTACCGCTTCCAGGACGTGGTCCGCCCGGTGCTGGAGTTCTGCGCCGGCGACCTGTCGGCGCTCTATTTCGACATCCGCAAGGACAGCCTCTACTGCGACCGTCCCGACGCGATCCGTCGCCGCGCGGCGCGGACGGTGATGCAGGAGGTCTTCCTGCGCCTGACCGCCTGGCTCGCCCCCCTGACCCCCTTCACCATGGAAGAGGCCTGGACGACCCGCTATCCGGACGCGGGCACGAACTGCGCGCGGGTGATCCCGGAAACGCCGGCGGAATGGCGGAATCCGGACGAGGCGGCGCGGTGGGCGAAGGTGAACCGCGTGATTTCTGCGGTCAACGACGAGTTGGAACAACAGCGGCGCGACAAGATCATTGGTGGTGCACTCGACGCCTCGGTCGACGTAGACCTCGATCAGAAGAGCCTGTCCGCTTTTGAGGGTCTTGATGCTGCAGAGGTATTCCGCACGAGCATCGCGACGCTGAAACTCGGCTTTGAAGTCGACCTACCCGGTGCCGATTTTGTTGGCGTCAGAGTTTCCTTGGCGACCGACCCCAAATGCGCCCGCTCCTGGCGTCGCGTCCCCGACGTCGGCTCCGACCCTGCATACCCCGACCTCAGCGCCCGCGATGCCGATGCGGTGCGGTGGTGGGACGCCAGGCATGCGTGA
- a CDS encoding COQ9 family protein, which produces MTDTPHLSNEAPGDWGDRMEQAVLDAAVRLAPTHGWSGRMVRAACAENGLSQGDQDLLLPNGPRDLAALLSRRHDARALDALGEPGAMKIRDRIFAAVSARMEAGAADLEATKKCAGFLALPTHADLGLGLAWESADHLWRWAGDTATDWNHYSKRTILSGILIPALTMRWFEGRERAEAFVRARIENVMAFEKWKAGMDLDAPVRRATEFLSRMRYGQV; this is translated from the coding sequence ATGACCGATACGCCACATCTCTCGAATGAGGCCCCGGGTGACTGGGGCGACCGGATGGAACAGGCCGTGCTGGACGCAGCCGTCCGGCTGGCGCCGACGCACGGCTGGAGCGGCCGTATGGTCCGCGCGGCCTGCGCCGAAAACGGCCTGTCCCAGGGCGATCAGGACCTGCTGCTGCCCAATGGTCCGCGCGATCTGGCCGCCTTGCTGTCGCGCAGGCACGACGCCCGGGCGCTGGACGCGCTGGGCGAGCCCGGCGCGATGAAGATTCGCGACAGGATCTTCGCTGCGGTTTCGGCGCGGATGGAGGCGGGCGCGGCCGATCTGGAGGCGACGAAAAAGTGCGCCGGCTTCCTGGCCCTGCCGACCCATGCCGACCTTGGGCTGGGCCTGGCCTGGGAGAGCGCGGACCACCTGTGGCGCTGGGCGGGCGATACGGCGACCGACTGGAACCACTATTCGAAGCGGACGATCCTGTCGGGGATATTGATTCCGGCGCTGACGATGCGCTGGTTCGAGGGGCGTGAGCGGGCGGAAGCCTTCGTGCGGGCGCGGATCGAGAACGTGATGGCCTTCGAGAAGTGGAAGGCGGGCATGGATCTGGACGCGCCGGTCAGGCGGGCGACGGAGTTCCTGAGCCGGATGCGATACGGGCAGGTGTGA
- the rpsU gene encoding 30S ribosomal protein S21, protein MVQIFVRDNNVDQALKALKKKMQREGSFREMKRHVHYEKPSEKRARQKAEAVRRARKLARKRMQREGLLPPPKPRVPRP, encoded by the coding sequence CTGGTACAGATTTTCGTTCGCGATAATAACGTCGATCAAGCCCTGAAAGCCCTCAAGAAGAAGATGCAGCGCGAAGGCAGCTTCCGGGAAATGAAGCGCCACGTGCACTACGAGAAGCCCTCGGAGAAGCGCGCCCGCCAGAAGGCCGAGGCCGTTCGCCGCGCCCGCAAACTGGCCCGCAAGCGCATGCAGCGCGAAGGCCTGCTGCCCCCTCCCAAGCCCCGCGTCCCGCGCCCGTAA
- a CDS encoding ABC transporter permease: MSRVLLIARREYLAYARTVGFWLSLLALPLFAVLGGALPVLLRGAETVRAVALIEEGQAASGLEQAVRQALADDTERRSERAREAAEKAATSAGAPPGAARGGLASISQPRLRFVAVPSDLASAPPGAARDAIVRRYLTDETPKPERLDAVVFLTRGADGPGARVWAARASDDTVEDFVRDALKDANRKAVLEAAGIDAAVVDQTDSFRPEIGVFSPRSAGAGEVSLRDRLPGVIGLAMCFILWSLIITGASILLNSVMEEKSNKILEVLLSSASATEILTGKVLGVALLTLTVMVVWGGIGAFGLITAAPGVAADVGSVLMANGLLFYFAAYIVGGYLMYAVLFAAIGAFCETPRDAQTLMGPIMMVLVIPILVVQMSLVNPDAPVVRFMSWVPFFTPFLMSARAPSEPPLIEVIGTMAGMFAVALLMVWLAGRAFRAGALSDVKLSWKSFASAIGGGER; the protein is encoded by the coding sequence ATGAGCCGCGTTCTGCTGATCGCCCGCCGGGAATATCTGGCCTATGCCCGCACGGTCGGGTTCTGGCTGTCGCTTCTGGCCCTGCCGCTGTTCGCGGTGCTTGGCGGGGCTCTGCCTGTTCTCCTGCGAGGCGCTGAGACGGTCCGGGCCGTGGCGCTGATCGAGGAGGGGCAGGCCGCCTCGGGTCTCGAACAGGCGGTGCGTCAGGCGCTTGCCGACGACACAGAGCGACGCAGCGAACGTGCGCGTGAAGCGGCCGAGAAGGCCGCGACCTCGGCCGGTGCGCCTCCGGGCGCGGCCAGGGGGGGCCTGGCGTCGATCAGCCAGCCCCGACTCAGGTTCGTGGCCGTGCCATCCGATCTGGCGAGCGCCCCGCCGGGCGCGGCGCGCGACGCCATCGTGCGGCGCTATCTGACCGACGAGACGCCAAAGCCCGAGCGTCTGGACGCCGTGGTCTTCCTGACTCGCGGCGCCGATGGGCCGGGGGCCCGCGTCTGGGCCGCCCGGGCATCGGACGACACGGTCGAGGATTTCGTGCGCGACGCCCTGAAGGATGCGAATCGCAAGGCGGTGCTGGAGGCGGCCGGCATCGACGCCGCGGTGGTCGATCAGACCGACAGCTTCAGACCCGAGATCGGCGTGTTCTCACCCCGCTCGGCGGGGGCAGGGGAGGTGTCCCTGCGCGACCGGCTGCCCGGGGTCATCGGCCTGGCCATGTGTTTCATCCTGTGGTCGCTGATCATCACAGGGGCCTCGATCCTGCTGAACAGCGTGATGGAGGAGAAGTCGAACAAGATTCTGGAGGTCCTGCTGTCCTCGGCCTCCGCCACCGAAATCCTGACCGGCAAGGTGCTGGGCGTGGCGCTGCTGACGCTGACGGTGATGGTCGTCTGGGGGGGTATCGGCGCGTTCGGCCTGATCACGGCGGCCCCGGGCGTGGCGGCCGACGTCGGATCGGTGCTGATGGCCAACGGGCTGCTGTTCTATTTCGCGGCCTATATCGTCGGTGGATATCTGATGTACGCGGTGCTGTTCGCCGCCATCGGGGCCTTCTGCGAGACGCCGCGCGACGCCCAGACCCTGATGGGGCCGATCATGATGGTGCTGGTGATCCCGATTCTGGTCGTCCAGATGTCGCTGGTGAACCCCGATGCGCCCGTCGTCCGCTTCATGTCCTGGGTGCCCTTCTTCACGCCCTTCCTGATGAGCGCACGGGCGCCGTCCGAGCCGCCGCTGATCGAGGTGATCGGCACCATGGCGGGCATGTTCGCCGTGGCGCTGCTGATGGTCTGGCTGGCCGGGCGGGCGTTCCGGGCGGGGGCCCTGTCCGACGTCAAACTGAGCTGGAAGAGCTTCGCCTCGGCCATCGGCGGCGGGGAGCGGTAG